In the genome of Mucilaginibacter sp. 14171R-50, the window TTTAGTGTATAAATATCGGCTTGTTTTTGAGGCAATATATACAAAGGGTGGGTAATATTGCCAAGCGCCTGCACCGGCAGGTTGGCGTTGATATTATTAACGTCGTTGGTATGGGTAGAGCTTTCGCCAAAACCTATGTTAGTAATAAGGTTTACGTTAGGGATTACAGATAGGCTGTTGTTAAAAAAGTTAAGGAATGTCAGCTGGTAGTCCCAGGTATCTACCCCGCCGGTCTTTACAAGTTTAAAAATACTCTCCCAAACATCAACAATAAAACGATCAGTAAAAAGAGTTTCCAGTTGCGGGCGTACATCGTTTACATGGTATTGGAATAGCTCTTTCTCGTAATCTTTCCAAACCCTGCGCCAGCCAGCCCAACCCCAAACATGGGTTAAGTTTGAAAAGTAATAGCTTGCCGTTCCCCATTTTTTACCATGCTGAAAATTGCATCCTGAAATATGGCGAATGCGTGTATCATGTCGGTACTTTTCAAGCATAGTATCGCAAAACCTAAAAAAATCATCTGTAGGCAGGCAATCATCTTCCAGTACGATGCCTTCTTCTTCGTTTTCAAAAAACCAGGTTATCGCTGATGATACCGCGTTTTTGCAGCCCATGTTGCTATCCCTGAAAAGTGTTTTTACTTCGCAGGGCCAGTCGATCTGCCTGGTAATATTTCGCGCCTGTTCACACAAAAGTTGTTCTCCCGGTTTGTCAGTGCGCGGGCCGTCGGCAGCTACGTATAATCGCGCAGGGCGGGCCTGCTTTATCTGCCCAAAAACTTTTTCGGTGGTATCGGGGCGATTAAAAATAATAAACAAAACTGCCGAGGATGCTTGGTATTTGTCGTTCACGGTACAAATATATTGGTATAAGTATAAAATTACCCCTTAATTATTTAGCGGCTTTATATGTAGTTTTGCAATAATGAAAAGCAAGATCACGGGCGGCGATACAGAACTATTATTTACTGCTAAAGTTTTACAAAAACAC includes:
- a CDS encoding nucleotide-diphospho-sugar transferase translates to MNDKYQASSAVLFIIFNRPDTTEKVFGQIKQARPARLYVAADGPRTDKPGEQLLCEQARNITRQIDWPCEVKTLFRDSNMGCKNAVSSAITWFFENEEEGIVLEDDCLPTDDFFRFCDTMLEKYRHDTRIRHISGCNFQHGKKWGTASYYFSNLTHVWGWAGWRRVWKDYEKELFQYHVNDVRPQLETLFTDRFIVDVWESIFKLVKTGGVDTWDYQLTFLNFFNNSLSVIPNVNLITNIGFGESSTHTNDVNNINANLPVQALGNITHPLYILPQKQADIYTLNADFDIASRWKKYNKPKYKAKRWFKGLFK